From the Streptomyces nodosus genome, the window CGGCGATGTCGAGCCCGAGCAGCACCGGGCCGGCCGGCTCCGCGGCCCCCGCTGCGGCGCCCTCCTCCGGGGCACGGACCAGGACCACCGGCACCTCGGCGTGTGCGATCACCGCCAGGCCCACGGAGCCGACCAGGAAACCGCCGAACCCGCTCATCCCGCGCGAGCCCAGGACCAGCAGCTCGGCGTCCTTCGCCGCATCCGTCAGCACCTCGGCGGGCCGGCCGGAGCGCTGTTCCTCGGTGATCTCGACCTCGGGGTGACGCGCCCGCAGCGCTTCGGCCGTCTCCCGGGGAATCCGCTGGGTCCAGTGCTGGTGCGTCTCGGCGCCGAGCATCGGTGCCTGCGCCAGGGGGCCGGGTACGGGCTCCCAGACATGCACCACCTCGAGCGGCAGCCCGCGCAGCCTCGCCTCCCGAGCCGCCCAGTCGGCGGCGGCCCGGCTCTCCGGCGATCCGTCGATTCCAACGACAACGGTGCGGACCATCGTTCTGCCTCCTGAGCTGGTGAGGGGGTTGTGCGGTGCGGAAGAAGTGATGCCAGGATGCCGCCGCCCGCTCCACGGCCGCAGGGGCCGCATGTCCTCGGCTCGGGCCGACCGGCCCTGTCGCGGCGCGAGCCAGCCGCGTCACAGCACTAGGGACGCACCGAGTCGAAGGCGACGCTCAGATGGCGCGGGCCGCGCAGCACCGCGTTCTGCCGATAAGGCGGGGGATCGTCCACCAGACGGGGGTTGTCCAGCCGCCCCGCCAGTTCGGCGAGCGCGATCTGGGTCTCCAGTCGCGCCAGCGGAGCGCCGAAACAGATGTGGATGCCGCTGCCGAAGCCGAGGTGCTGGATGTCCCTCCGGTACGGATCGAACCGGTCCGGGTCCGTGAAGCGCTCCGGGTCCCTGTTGCCCGCGGCCAGGACGAGCCAGATCCTCGAGCCCTTGGGGATGGTGACCCCGCGCAGTTCGATGTCCGCGATACAGGTGCGCCGCGGGATGAACTGCACCGGCGGCTCGTAGCGCAGCAGCTCCTCCACGATGCCCACGGACAGGCCAGGGTCCTCGCGCAGCGCCCGCAGGAACTCCGGGTGGCGCAGCAGGGTCAGCATGCCGTTGGTGATCAGATTGACCGTGGTCTCATGACCCGCGATCAGCAGCAGCACCGCCGTGGTGAGCACTTCCATCGTCGTCATGAGGCCGTCCGGGCCACGGTCCGTCGCCAGCCGGGACAGCATGTCCTCACGGGGTTCCTTGCGCCGCTGCTCGACCAGACCGGCCAGATACATCCCCAGCTGGACCCGTGCCTCCTGCGCGGCGCGAAGGCGCTCCTCGTCGTGTCCGCCCGGGTCCGGGTCGAGACCGGCCACGATCGGGTCGACCCAGGCGCGGAAGCGCGGCTGGTCCTCACGGGGCACCCCGAGCAGCCGGCAGATCACGGTCACCGGGAACGGGTAGGCGAACCGGTCGACGAGATCGATCCGCTTCGCGTCCCCGAAGCCGTCGATCAGCCCGGAGACGATCTCGGTGAGGTCGTCGCGCATCGCGTCGATCCGGTGCGGGCTGTGCGGCGGGCCGAAGGGACGGTTGGCGATCCGGCGCAGCCGGTCGTGCTCCGGAGGGTCGAGCCGGATGAAACTCGGCGGCAGCCCCGTCTCCTCCGCCTCGCCCAGCTCGTCGCTCCCCGCGGCGGCGAGGTTGCCGGCGTCGGAGCTGATCCGCGGATCGTGCAGCAGGCTGAGGATGTCCCAGTACGAGCTGACGGCGTACGGGCCGCCGTCCTCCTCGTGCAGCACGGGCGTTCTGCGGAGCTCCTCGTACAGCGGATACGGGTCGGCCCGACTGGAGTAGTCGGTGATCCGGCGCAGGAGCGAGGCGTGCGTCATGACGGGTCCTTGGGTCGTGACGGTCCGAGGGACGGGGCGGCGGAGCACCGGCGGTCAGTGGCGGGCCGGGGTGAAGACCAGACGCCGGTCGACGGGGGAGTATCCGCTGAGGGTCACGGTCGGGCCGTGGGTCGGCAGCGAGGGATCGGGGAAGTCGGCCGGGATCGGCCGACGGCCCTCGGGCCGGCGGTCCACCGTCGAGTACTCCAGCGGGAAGGGCGCGGCCGTCTCGATCAGCTGCTGGTAGAACTGCAGCCACCGGGTGTTGTCGAAGCTCACGGCGGCGATGACCCGGCCCTGGTAGCCGTACGCCCCGACGAATCTGCGCTCGGCCAGCGACCCCTGAGTGATCATGATCTGGTCACCCATGGTCGGGACGCCGACGGATTTGATGTTCACCCCGAACTGCGAGGACCAGAAGGCGGGCACCCAGATGTGCGGACGGCGATCGGCACTGGGGCTGATCATGTTGTGCGCGGCCACCTCGGCCTGGCTGACCGCGTTGCCCCAGTGCTCCAGGGACAGGAACTGGTAGTTGAACAGCGGGTGCGGGGAGCGTGCCACATCACCGGCGACAAAGACGTCGTCGGTCACGATGCCCCGGAAGTCGAAGGCCCGGCAGCCCGCGTCGCAGGCGACGCCCCGGGGGCCCGCGCCGAGCCCGGATCCGGTCAGCCACTCGGTGTTGCGGGTCGCGCCGAGCGAGACGACCACCACATCCGTCTCGACCACTCCACCGTCGGACAGATGGGCGGCCCGCACCCGGCCCGAGGTGTCGCCCTCCAGGGCGGTCACCGTGACGCCGGTGCGCAGGTCCACGCCGTTCTCCCGCTGCAACTCCGCCGCCACCGCACCGACCACCCCGCCCAGGGCGCCCACCAGCGGCGCGTTCGCCCGCTCGGCCACCGTGACCGCGAGGTCCTGGTACCGGCAGGCGGAGGCGATCTCCGAGCCGGTGAATCCGGCGCCGATCACGAACACCCGGCGGGGCGCCGCCCCCAACCTCCGGTGCAGCGCCACCGCGTCGTCACGGGTCCGCAGCACAAAGACCCCGTCCAGCTGAGCCTCCGTCTCGTTCG encodes:
- a CDS encoding universal stress protein, with amino-acid sequence MVRTVVVGIDGSPESRAAADWAAREARLRGLPLEVVHVWEPVPGPLAQAPMLGAETHQHWTQRIPRETAEALRARHPEVEITEEQRSGRPAEVLTDAAKDAELLVLGSRGMSGFGGFLVGSVGLAVIAHAEVPVVLVRAPEEGAAAGAAEPAGPVLLGLDIAAPDEAVLSFAFEEAARRKTSLKVLHSWNLPSYYAYSLAAGVDPYDEIARQQSEALTEVLASWRQKFPGVEVVAESGMGSAAAHLVEASREASLVVVGRRVRRGVLGAHVGSVTHAVLHHAEAPVAVVAHG
- a CDS encoding cytochrome P450, translated to MTHASLLRRITDYSSRADPYPLYEELRRTPVLHEEDGGPYAVSSYWDILSLLHDPRISSDAGNLAAAGSDELGEAEETGLPPSFIRLDPPEHDRLRRIANRPFGPPHSPHRIDAMRDDLTEIVSGLIDGFGDAKRIDLVDRFAYPFPVTVICRLLGVPREDQPRFRAWVDPIVAGLDPDPGGHDEERLRAAQEARVQLGMYLAGLVEQRRKEPREDMLSRLATDRGPDGLMTTMEVLTTAVLLLIAGHETTVNLITNGMLTLLRHPEFLRALREDPGLSVGIVEELLRYEPPVQFIPRRTCIADIELRGVTIPKGSRIWLVLAAGNRDPERFTDPDRFDPYRRDIQHLGFGSGIHICFGAPLARLETQIALAELAGRLDNPRLVDDPPPYRQNAVLRGPRHLSVAFDSVRP
- a CDS encoding NAD(P)/FAD-dependent oxidoreductase, giving the protein MTVEGFFERLRTEGRIVIVGASLAGLTAAETLRAEGFTGSLTMIGDEPYEPYDRPPLSKAVLLGKASPHRTDLPRRRELDADWRLGVAAAGLDLGARRVRLADGDEVEYDRLLIATGVRARPWPNETEAQLDGVFVLRTRDDAVALHRRLGAAPRRVFVIGAGFTGSEIASACRYQDLAVTVAERANAPLVGALGGVVGAVAAELQRENGVDLRTGVTVTALEGDTSGRVRAAHLSDGGVVETDVVVVSLGATRNTEWLTGSGLGAGPRGVACDAGCRAFDFRGIVTDDVFVAGDVARSPHPLFNYQFLSLEHWGNAVSQAEVAAHNMISPSADRRPHIWVPAFWSSQFGVNIKSVGVPTMGDQIMITQGSLAERRFVGAYGYQGRVIAAVSFDNTRWLQFYQQLIETAAPFPLEYSTVDRRPEGRRPIPADFPDPSLPTHGPTVTLSGYSPVDRRLVFTPARH